From a region of the Pseudanabaena sp. BC1403 genome:
- a CDS encoding GNAT family N-acetyltransferase, with amino-acid sequence MEISLASLEHLGEVSRLFDQYRVFYNQSSDLDAAAKFLQERFQNQDSAVLIARDCDRVVGFTQLYPSFSSVSMKRIWILNDLFVDEPYRKRGIAKRLMSEAEQFARETGAIRLALSTQISNIAAQSLYESLGYIKDKDFDHYELQLLQW; translated from the coding sequence ATGGAGATTAGTCTAGCTAGTCTTGAGCATCTTGGCGAAGTTTCTAGACTGTTTGACCAATATCGTGTTTTTTACAATCAGTCTTCAGATCTCGACGCTGCTGCAAAGTTTCTTCAGGAAAGGTTTCAAAATCAAGATTCTGCTGTCCTTATAGCTCGTGATTGCGATCGCGTGGTTGGATTTACCCAACTTTATCCTAGCTTTTCCTCTGTGTCGATGAAGCGGATTTGGATTTTGAATGATTTGTTTGTAGATGAACCCTACCGAAAGCGGGGAATTGCAAAACGGCTGATGAGTGAGGCTGAGCAATTTGCACGGGAAACAGGGGCAATCCGACTTGCTTTATCAACACAAATTTCTAATATTGCAGCTCAATCTCTGTATGAATCGCTTGGTTATATCAAGGATAAAGATTTTGATCACTATGAATTACAGTTGTTGCAATGGTGA
- a CDS encoding SDR family NAD(P)-dependent oxidoreductase: MTENLNGKVALVTGASRGIGKGIAIGLGEAGALVYITGRSLNNNNPTATLSGDLLDTKCAVEKAGGTCIAVPTDHSDDEQIKTLFEQIRREQNGQLDILVNNAYGGVRSLIEAKGKPFWETDVSLWDACNAVGLRSHYVASHFAAKMMTQRKQGTIITISSWGGLAPIFGVAYGTGKSGCDRLAGDMAVELKPFNIASISLWPGIVGTEQFHQLADGSIKGTDPNLGVAAIADKFNWETPLFVGRVIAAMCKDADLMRRTGKVQIVAELAKRYGVVDEDAYRPASLRSLRFLLPQGIPNLKTKAKFIPDLRVPWWVILLAVLKSPKI; this comes from the coding sequence ATGACAGAAAATTTGAATGGTAAAGTTGCGCTAGTAACAGGAGCATCGCGAGGAATTGGAAAAGGTATCGCCATTGGGTTGGGCGAAGCTGGAGCGCTAGTTTATATCACTGGGCGCAGTCTAAATAACAATAATCCAACAGCCACTCTGTCAGGAGATTTATTAGATACCAAATGCGCAGTAGAAAAAGCAGGAGGAACTTGTATCGCAGTTCCCACCGATCACAGCGATGATGAACAGATTAAAACTCTATTTGAGCAAATTAGAAGAGAGCAAAACGGACAATTAGATATCTTGGTAAATAATGCCTATGGTGGAGTGCGATCGCTAATCGAAGCAAAAGGTAAACCCTTTTGGGAAACTGATGTCAGTCTCTGGGATGCTTGTAATGCAGTCGGATTGAGAAGTCACTATGTGGCAAGTCATTTTGCCGCGAAGATGATGACCCAACGCAAACAAGGCACAATCATTACGATATCTTCTTGGGGTGGATTAGCACCAATCTTTGGAGTCGCCTATGGAACTGGAAAATCTGGCTGCGATCGCCTTGCGGGAGATATGGCAGTCGAACTGAAGCCTTTTAATATTGCTTCGATTTCTCTTTGGCCAGGCATTGTCGGCACTGAACAATTTCATCAGTTGGCTGATGGAAGCATTAAAGGTACTGATCCAAATCTTGGTGTTGCCGCGATCGCAGATAAATTTAACTGGGAAACACCATTGTTTGTTGGCAGAGTAATTGCAGCAATGTGTAAAGACGCAGATCTAATGCGGCGAACTGGTAAAGTCCAGATTGTTGCCGAACTCGCGAAGCGTTACGGAGTAGTTGATGAAGATGCATATCGTCCTGCTTCTTTGCGTTCCCTCAGATTTTTATTGCCTCAAGGTATACCTAATCTCAAGACCAAAGCGAAGTTCATCCCAGATCTTCGCGTCCCTTGGTGGGTAATTCTTCTAGCTGTTCTGAAGTCTCCGAAAATTTAA
- a CDS encoding DUF305 domain-containing protein: MFHIVKHRIATLILIVTAATSGGLTACTANNSASVPVATPTAPPTKAAENPSPMQNSNGMMSHGMSHSSMDLGVADADYDLRFIDGMTPHHQGAIAMAEDVLKNSQRPELKKLAQEIIQAQKKEIAQMAEWRKAWYPTAGEKLMMWHAESNHMMAMTPEFRRNMMMSVDLGRADDKFDLRFLDAMIPHHEGALVMAKDAIAKSKRPEIQKMAQEILSSQQAEIDQMKQLRK, from the coding sequence ATGTTCCATATTGTAAAACATCGAATTGCCACCCTGATACTAATAGTCACTGCGGCTACAAGTGGCGGCTTGACAGCTTGCACAGCGAATAATTCTGCATCAGTGCCTGTTGCTACTCCAACGGCTCCGCCGACAAAAGCAGCAGAAAATCCATCGCCAATGCAGAATTCAAATGGCATGATGTCCCATGGCATGTCTCATAGTTCGATGGATTTAGGTGTTGCTGATGCTGATTATGACTTGCGCTTTATCGATGGAATGACACCACATCATCAAGGTGCGATCGCGATGGCAGAGGATGTCTTAAAAAATTCCCAGCGTCCTGAATTAAAGAAGCTAGCACAGGAAATCATTCAAGCACAAAAGAAAGAAATCGCGCAGATGGCAGAATGGCGCAAAGCGTGGTATCCCACAGCAGGTGAGAAGTTAATGATGTGGCACGCTGAGTCTAATCACATGATGGCAATGACTCCCGAATTTCGCCGCAATATGATGATGAGTGTGGACTTGGGACGTGCTGACGATAAATTTGATTTACGGTTTCTAGATGCGATGATTCCCCATCATGAGGGTGCTTTAGTGATGGCAAAAGATGCGATCGCTAAGTCCAAACGCCCTGAAATTCAAAAAATGGCGCAAGAAATCCTCAGCTCTCAACAAGCTGAAATCGATCAAATGAAACAATTGCGCAAATGA
- a CDS encoding DUF305 domain-containing protein gives MNSKDAQNSARENQTSPKKYQALLLGIASILVGSTAVAIAATNVVQAEQTSRLVISQMMPQQGMMMHGMMAGEQTNRHFIEMMIPHHEGAVQMADLALKLSKRPEIKKLAESIKSDQTREIVQMKSWYKQWYGTEVPIATTMNHGNMEHRGMMGMKKPILTKKPMGMQNMMAVDLNALKNAPDFDKAFIEEMIPHHKMALMMSSMIIDSDRSEMRTLSYAIVKAQSTEIEQMRQWHQNWYK, from the coding sequence ATGAACTCTAAAGATGCTCAAAACTCTGCCAGAGAAAATCAGACCAGTCCCAAAAAATATCAGGCTTTGCTCTTGGGTATTGCTAGTATTTTGGTCGGTAGCACTGCCGTTGCGATCGCGGCAACTAATGTTGTCCAAGCAGAACAAACGTCACGTCTAGTTATTAGTCAGATGATGCCTCAGCAAGGCATGATGATGCATGGCATGATGGCAGGAGAGCAAACCAATCGCCACTTCATCGAAATGATGATTCCTCACCATGAAGGTGCTGTGCAAATGGCAGATCTCGCTCTCAAACTGTCTAAACGTCCTGAGATAAAAAAACTTGCAGAATCGATCAAGAGCGATCAAACTCGCGAAATTGTGCAAATGAAATCTTGGTATAAGCAATGGTATGGCACAGAAGTTCCAATTGCTACAACCATGAATCATGGCAACATGGAGCATCGTGGCATGATGGGAATGAAAAAGCCAATACTAACCAAGAAGCCTATGGGAATGCAGAATATGATGGCAGTTGATCTTAATGCCCTCAAAAATGCTCCTGATTTTGACAAGGCTTTTATCGAAGAGATGATTCCCCATCACAAAATGGCGCTGATGATGTCCAGCATGATCATTGACAGCGATCGCTCTGAGATGAGAACGCTATCTTATGCGATCGTTAAAGCTCAGAGCACCGAAATTGAGCAGATGCGTCAGTGGCATCAAAATTGGTATAAATAG